Proteins encoded together in one Schumannella luteola window:
- a CDS encoding purine-cytosine permease family protein, translating into MSLKDLRRSFRGPEASIDDQVESYSTSRVPASQRWPIPAISLVLLGNATAMFFFSFGAQQLFAVGWPLMLLPIGYFFIGALVIGALTMRMASREGLSQGLLSRGLGFGARGAAVTSFIYAVNFVFYFLFEGTIVSHAIAYSLGIDIGSIGGIVIFALVGLVTIALVWRGMYAMSVIQTWGFPIFVLLLIWAIVAMANQPGGGAAFDWGPIGVGGGAGLAAAMSLANGQMIFQGLMATDYGRFAAQKIRYRGTGAIMLLELIPMFAVIGLGAFFGAGLVGAFGAEKAQDPGFVFVHLMGIGGVIFVVITQIRINVMNLYGGSITLAAGFDVIAHFRPGRPWWMFGVWLVGVVCYAFNVINHLGTFLAITGVLTNTWVLVLLADYFVCRRLLKLGRTHDIEYEEGNVRAWNPCGLVSLGVAVAVGAAGIVGVYPLEYASFVAMIVGPVLHVILTAATGGRFYRPKAGASIAEEVAR; encoded by the coding sequence ATGTCACTCAAGGATCTCCGCCGCAGCTTCCGCGGCCCGGAGGCGTCGATCGACGACCAGGTCGAGAGCTACTCGACCTCGCGCGTTCCCGCATCCCAGCGCTGGCCCATCCCCGCGATCAGCCTCGTGCTGCTCGGCAACGCGACCGCCATGTTCTTCTTCTCGTTCGGCGCCCAGCAGCTGTTCGCGGTCGGCTGGCCTCTCATGCTGCTGCCGATCGGCTACTTCTTCATCGGCGCGCTCGTCATCGGCGCTCTCACCATGCGCATGGCCAGCCGAGAGGGACTCTCGCAGGGGCTCCTCTCGCGCGGGCTCGGCTTCGGCGCGCGCGGCGCCGCGGTGACCTCGTTCATCTACGCGGTCAACTTCGTCTTCTACTTCCTGTTCGAGGGCACGATCGTCTCGCACGCGATCGCCTACTCGCTCGGCATCGACATCGGATCGATCGGCGGGATCGTGATCTTCGCGCTCGTCGGTCTGGTCACGATCGCGCTCGTCTGGCGCGGCATGTACGCCATGTCGGTCATCCAGACCTGGGGCTTCCCGATCTTCGTGCTGCTGCTCATCTGGGCGATCGTCGCGATGGCGAATCAGCCGGGTGGCGGCGCGGCGTTCGACTGGGGGCCGATCGGCGTCGGCGGAGGCGCCGGCCTCGCCGCGGCCATGAGCCTCGCCAACGGCCAGATGATCTTCCAGGGCCTCATGGCCACCGACTACGGCCGCTTCGCCGCGCAGAAGATCCGATACCGCGGCACCGGCGCGATCATGCTGCTCGAGCTCATCCCGATGTTCGCCGTCATCGGCCTCGGCGCCTTCTTCGGGGCAGGTCTGGTCGGCGCGTTCGGTGCTGAGAAGGCTCAGGACCCGGGCTTCGTCTTCGTGCACCTGATGGGAATCGGCGGCGTGATCTTCGTCGTCATCACGCAGATCCGCATCAACGTGATGAACCTCTACGGCGGCTCGATCACCCTCGCCGCCGGCTTCGATGTGATCGCCCACTTCCGCCCGGGCCGGCCTTGGTGGATGTTCGGCGTCTGGCTCGTCGGCGTGGTCTGCTACGCCTTCAACGTGATCAACCACCTCGGCACCTTCCTCGCCATCACCGGTGTGCTCACCAACACCTGGGTGCTGGTGCTCCTGGCCGACTACTTCGTCTGCCGTCGACTGCTGAAGCTGGGGCGCACGCACGACATCGAGTACGAGGAGGGGAACGTGCGCGCTTGGAACCCGTGCGGTCTCGTCTCGCTGGGTGTAGCCGTGGCCGTCGGGGCGGCGGGGATCGTCGGTGTCTATCCCCTGGAGTACGCGTCGTTCGTCGCGATGATCGTGGGCCCGGTGCTGCACGTGATCCTCACGGCGGCCACTGGCGGCCGGTTCTATCGGCCGAAGGCGGGAGCGTCGATCGCCGAGGAGGTCGCCCGATGA
- a CDS encoding glycerate kinase has protein sequence MRVLIAMDKFKGTATAAEAGESVARGLITAVPSLKVEVMALADGGDGTLAALLGAGYERVDIDVPDARGVVESAPVAHRKTEWIIEVAAICGLGAARPTPRMAETADSSGIGAAIEASLDRGATEIRVGLGGTATSDGGAGMLRRLGVRFRDAQGGDIPPGAAALRQLASIDWSGLDPRLATARIIGLCDVTSPLLGPTGAAAVFGPQKGADATTVDRIEKGLTRLAAVSAENRPPAGPLDAATAGAGAAGGLGWALLAIGGALVSGGELIAQTLQLDRSVEVADLVVTGEGRLDPQSLSGKAPAIVAASARRARVPVVAVVGQDQLGDDALALGLTHVIALADLAAGTDRDPALTLRTLELAGTQLATRLRLAGAASAANR, from the coding sequence ATGCGCGTGCTGATCGCGATGGACAAGTTCAAGGGCACAGCCACTGCTGCCGAGGCCGGCGAATCGGTTGCCCGTGGACTGATCACAGCGGTCCCTTCGCTGAAGGTCGAGGTCATGGCTCTGGCCGATGGTGGCGATGGCACGCTCGCGGCACTCCTCGGCGCGGGATACGAACGCGTCGACATCGACGTGCCCGATGCCCGTGGCGTCGTCGAGAGTGCGCCGGTCGCGCATCGTAAGACCGAATGGATCATCGAGGTCGCTGCCATCTGCGGCCTCGGTGCCGCTCGACCGACACCCCGGATGGCGGAGACGGCTGACTCAAGCGGCATCGGGGCCGCGATCGAGGCGTCGCTTGACCGGGGAGCGACCGAGATCCGCGTCGGACTCGGCGGCACGGCGACCAGCGATGGCGGCGCCGGGATGCTCCGCCGCCTCGGCGTCCGATTCCGTGACGCGCAGGGCGGCGACATCCCGCCGGGCGCAGCCGCTCTGCGGCAGCTGGCCTCGATCGACTGGTCGGGTCTCGACCCTCGTCTGGCAACCGCCAGGATCATCGGCCTCTGCGACGTCACCTCTCCGCTGCTCGGTCCGACCGGCGCAGCAGCAGTCTTCGGGCCGCAGAAGGGCGCCGATGCGACGACCGTGGACCGGATCGAGAAGGGCCTCACCCGCCTTGCGGCGGTCTCGGCCGAGAACCGGCCTCCGGCGGGGCCACTCGATGCTGCGACCGCCGGCGCCGGTGCCGCTGGAGGGCTCGGGTGGGCGCTCCTCGCGATCGGCGGTGCGCTGGTCAGCGGCGGCGAGCTCATCGCTCAGACGCTCCAACTCGACCGGTCGGTCGAGGTCGCCGATCTCGTCGTCACGGGTGAGGGGCGTCTCGACCCACAGTCGCTTTCCGGCAAGGCTCCCGCGATCGTCGCCGCGTCTGCGCGGCGAGCGCGGGTCCCGGTCGTCGCGGTCGTCGGCCAGGACCAGCTCGGCGACGACGCGCTCGCGCTCGGACTCACCCACGTCATCGCGCTGGCGGATCTCGCCGCGGGAACCGATCGCGACCCGGCCCTGACCCTCCGCACTCTCGAACTCGCCGGCACTCAGCTCGCCACCCGGCTGCGCCTCGCAGGTGCGGCATCAGCGGCAAATCGCTGA
- a CDS encoding GntR family transcriptional regulator, with protein sequence MSIAISTRIPFLPVEPVSKNVIHVCSHYTSGDSVYPEAMEDNQLAVVSVADSLTNALRERILTQQIAAGDRVAEAVVAQQFGVSRPSARVAVERLIGEGLLERTAHHAARVLTLRAETLHDMYLSRAVIESSAYRRLTEQDHDYARAESEITRLHTATARGDLIELVDADVRFHRELVDLLGSAGLSAIHDKLINQMRLCLAQVQVHHLLDPAVIEREHRGVLKAIRAGDADLADRLGREHLEHARDRLLAHLGSE encoded by the coding sequence TTGTCCATCGCGATCAGCACGCGCATCCCATTCCTCCCCGTCGAGCCAGTAAGCAAGAATGTAATACATGTGTGCAGTCATTACACAAGTGGCGATTCTGTCTATCCTGAGGCCATGGAGGACAACCAGCTCGCCGTGGTGTCGGTCGCCGACTCGCTCACGAATGCGCTGCGCGAGCGCATCCTCACGCAGCAGATCGCGGCCGGAGATCGGGTCGCCGAAGCGGTCGTCGCCCAGCAGTTCGGCGTCTCACGCCCCAGCGCCCGCGTCGCGGTCGAACGACTGATCGGCGAGGGACTACTGGAGCGCACCGCCCATCACGCGGCGCGAGTGCTCACACTGCGTGCCGAGACGCTGCACGACATGTACCTCTCGCGGGCGGTCATCGAATCGTCGGCGTATCGCCGTCTGACCGAGCAGGACCACGACTACGCACGCGCCGAGAGCGAGATCACGCGCCTTCACACCGCCACCGCGCGGGGCGATCTGATCGAGCTGGTGGATGCTGACGTGCGGTTTCATCGAGAGCTCGTCGATCTGCTGGGAAGCGCCGGCCTCTCGGCCATCCACGACAAGCTGATCAACCAGATGCGCCTGTGCCTGGCGCAGGTGCAGGTGCATCACCTGCTCGACCCCGCCGTGATCGAGCGCGAGCATCGCGGAGTGCTCAAGGCGATCCGCGCGGGCGATGCCGATCTGGCCGATCGACTCGGGCGTGAGCACCTCGAGCACGCCCGCGATCGACTCCTCGCACATCTCGGCTCCGAATGA
- a CDS encoding C69 family dipeptidase has protein sequence MIRTAAAGVPQSVWSPSWSCDSAVATPAGSATGVTIFGKNSDRPAGEAQPLRQRAARPEAGSTVRLAQIEIDDAPAFAHLGSAPFWCWGYESGVNEHRVAIGNEALFTRPLRAAVDAAGRGQEPEPGILGMELVRLGLERAATAHEAVAVITGLLERHGQWGSGKFGESAATGAYDNSFLIADPNEAWIVETAGREWAARRAGAVDSISNEPSIRTAADLLSDGATDLARGFGWAEPTPLDFAAAFADPLVPLQVSHIRRARSAELLERGRAAGGVDLAGMRGVLRDHLEDSFLGGPYFDAANPDFLTLCMHEAPSGFTWGNTASSMIAELSTDPADLGVVWWGAVTPCTTAYVPVFPAAVLPPDLTTPAARPAAPPSTFGQDRFDPASFWWRTQRALDSARASGHFAEVQAALRARLTPVEAELEARVAELRELWRDEPGAAPLVERAATLTADAVASIDRETEAGLRDAGAESRVDSRWY, from the coding sequence ATGATCCGAACCGCAGCCGCGGGAGTGCCGCAGTCGGTCTGGTCGCCGTCGTGGAGCTGCGACTCCGCGGTGGCCACCCCTGCCGGTTCGGCCACTGGCGTGACGATCTTCGGCAAGAACAGCGATCGCCCCGCCGGCGAGGCGCAGCCGCTGCGGCAGCGTGCCGCCCGCCCCGAGGCCGGCAGCACGGTGCGACTCGCGCAGATCGAGATCGATGATGCGCCCGCTTTCGCGCACCTCGGATCCGCCCCGTTCTGGTGCTGGGGATACGAGTCGGGCGTGAACGAGCACCGGGTCGCCATCGGCAATGAAGCCCTGTTCACCCGTCCTTTGCGCGCAGCCGTCGACGCGGCCGGACGAGGGCAGGAGCCCGAGCCCGGAATCCTGGGCATGGAACTGGTGCGACTCGGGCTCGAACGGGCGGCGACCGCGCACGAGGCGGTCGCCGTGATCACGGGTCTGCTCGAGCGCCACGGGCAGTGGGGTTCCGGCAAGTTCGGCGAGAGCGCCGCGACCGGCGCCTACGACAACTCCTTCCTCATCGCCGACCCGAACGAGGCCTGGATCGTCGAGACGGCCGGTCGAGAGTGGGCCGCGCGACGTGCGGGCGCTGTCGACAGCATCAGCAACGAGCCGTCGATCCGCACCGCCGCCGACCTGCTGAGCGACGGAGCGACGGACCTCGCGCGCGGATTCGGCTGGGCGGAGCCGACTCCTCTCGACTTCGCCGCGGCATTCGCCGATCCGTTGGTTCCGTTGCAGGTCTCGCACATCCGCCGGGCACGTTCCGCCGAGCTGCTCGAACGCGGACGCGCGGCTGGCGGCGTGGACCTGGCGGGGATGCGGGGCGTGCTGCGCGACCACCTCGAGGACTCGTTCCTCGGCGGGCCGTACTTTGACGCCGCGAACCCCGACTTCCTCACCCTGTGCATGCACGAGGCGCCATCAGGATTCACCTGGGGCAACACCGCCTCATCGATGATCGCCGAGCTCAGCACCGATCCGGCCGATCTCGGCGTCGTCTGGTGGGGCGCCGTCACGCCGTGCACGACCGCCTACGTGCCGGTGTTCCCGGCGGCGGTCCTCCCGCCCGACCTCACGACGCCCGCCGCGCGGCCGGCTGCGCCGCCGTCGACCTTCGGGCAGGACCGCTTCGACCCGGCGTCGTTCTGGTGGCGCACGCAACGAGCACTCGACTCGGCCCGTGCCTCCGGGCACTTCGCCGAGGTGCAGGCGGCATTGCGCGCGCGGCTCACGCCGGTCGAGGCTGAACTCGAGGCCAGGGTCGCCGAGCTCCGGGAGCTGTGGCGCGACGAGCCCGGCGCCGCCCCGCTGGTCGAACGGGCGGCGACGCTGACGGCCGATGCCGTCGCCTCGATCGACCGCGAGACCGAGGCGGGTCTGCGCGACGCGGGTGCCGAGTCGCGAGTCGACTCGCGCTGGTACTGA